The nucleotide sequence TGCTAATAGTTTATATAGATGCTTTAGCGATTTATTTAATACTGTGACAACAGTCATTATCTTTTAACCAAACCTTCATTCACGCTTACATTTACCTTAATAATTACTATGCCTAGCCATTACTACATCATTACGACATCGAATTGCTCTTGATTATACATGCTTTCAGTCTGCACTTTAATCTGCTTACCAATGAATACTTCTAGCTCAGCAAGATTATGATATTCATCGTTCGTTAATGATTCACTCACTGAAGATGATGCATAAACAATAAATTTGTCGGTATCGTATGCTCGATTAACCCGGACAATTTCTCGTAAGATTTCAAAGCAAACTGTTTCAACCGTTTTCACATAACCTCGACCGTGACAAACTTCGCATTCTCCACAGAGAATATGCTCTAAACTTTCACGCGTACGTTTACGGGTCATTTCAACTAAACCAAGAGCCGAAAACCCTGACAAGCTGTACTTAACATTATCTTTTGCCATGGCGACATCTAAACTATGTAAAACCCGGCGTTGATGCTCTTTATCACTCATATCAATAAAGTCGACAATAATAATACCGCCAAGATTTCTTAATCTCAGTTGTCGTGCGATGGCTTGAGTTGCTTCAATATTGGTATTGAAAATGGTCTCTTCTAAGTTACGATGACCAACAAAAGCACCGGTATTTATATCAATGGTAGTCATGGCTTCGGTTTGATCTATGATCAAGTAACCACCTGACTTCAATGTTATTTTTCGATGCAATGAACGCTGAATCTCGCTTTCAACATCAAACAAATCAAATATGGGTCTTTCGCCAGGATAATACTCCAATACTGACGCCAAATTAGGAACAAATTCAGTAGTAAATTCAAGTAATTGTTCGTAAGTTAATTTGGAGTCAACTCGGATACGTTCAAGTGAAACACCGACAAAATCTCGCAGTACACGAAAGGCTAAAGACAAATCTTGATAAATAGGATCTTTTGTTTGTTTACGCTCTTTGCGCTCGGTAACTTTCGCCCAAACACGACGTAAAAACTCAGCATCATGTTGTAGCTCTTCAATGCTAGCTCCCTCCGCTGCGGTGCGCACAATGAAGCCATGATCTTTACCGCAATAAGGTGTAACAATTGATTTTAAACGATTGCGCTCTGCCGGATTATCAATACGTTGTGATATACCAGCATGAGTAGCATTAGGCATTAGCACTAAAAATCGAGCGGCAACAGTAATATCCGTTGTTAGTCGTGCTCCTTTAGTCCCGAGAGGATCTTTTACAACTTGTACGACAATATATTGACCTTCATGCACCAAGTTACGAATATCTGGCACCTGTTCACTACTACTTTCTTCTTTTAAAATGAGTTTTGAATTAATATCCGACGCATGTAAAAAAGCAGCTTTACCTAAGTTAATATCAACAAAAGCCGCTTGCATACCGGGTAACACCCGAATAATTTTACCTAAGTAAATATTCCCTACCAAACCACGACGAGCCTCGCGCTCAACATGCACCTCTTGTAGTGAACCATTTTCGATTAGTGCTACCCGTGTTTCACTCGGGGTTACATTGATAAGTAATTCACCGCTCATATTGATTCCTATTTAATCTGGTGTCATTGATGACTTTACGCCGAATGTTGATAACAGCTGAGCTGTTTCATATAAAGGTAATCCAACTACGGCAGAGTAACTACCGCGAATTTGTTTAACAAACTGACCGGCAATTCCTTGAATGCCGTAAGCTCCTGCTTTATCTTGCGGCTCACCTGTTTGCCAATATTGTGTTATTTCTTGTTCGCTAAGTATTTTAAAATCTACTTCTGTACTGACCACAACGACAGCATTACGTTCACCTTTAACTACTGCAATAGCCGTAATGACCTGATGAGAGTTACCTGACAACATTTTTAACATGGTTAAGCATTCACTAAGCGAGGCTGGCTTACCCAAAATATTTTCGCCAAATATCACACTAGTATCTGAGCCCAGTACGACAACATCAGGACCATTTTTTTGTGCTATAACCGCGGCCTTCTCTAGCGCTAAACGCGCAACATATTGCTCAGGCGTTTCTGTCGGTAATACGCTTTCGTCTATATCAGCTGGTGCACAAGAAAAGTCATAACCGAGCTGTTTTAGGAGTTCTTTGCGACGTGGCGATTGTGACGCCAAGATTAAAGTTTTAGGCATGTTATTTGATTCGAAAGTTTCGTCTTATTTTACGTAATAATAAAAAGGCCCAAGGCCACAATATAATCGTTGTCAATACAGGGTATAAATAACTCGGCAAAAACACCGCATCCGTTAAGAAGCGCTGTAGCCAAAACACAATAAGGTGGTATAACGCAGACAAAACACCAACAATCAGTGCTTGTTGCCAAATAGAAAAATTACGAATTTTCTGAAAATTACCAGCAATAATGTATACAGAAAGTGCCATTGCTCCTGCATGTACGCCCAATGTTGAACCAAGTAAAACATCAAGAATAAAACCCATAACCCAAGCAGAGATAACATTAACCCGCGCGGGTAGTGCTAAGCACCAATATAGTAAAACCACCAATACCCAGTCAGGACGAAAAGCATCGACACTTAACGGCAATGGCATAATACTCGCCATTAAGGCCACTAAAAATGTCAAAAGAATAATTAAGCGACTGGAAATGGTCATTTACTGTTAGCCTTTTTATCTGACACTTTAGTTGTTTTACTTTGTTGGCCATTCACTTGCTCTGGCCACAATAATAACACGTAGCGTAGACGATCAATCTTTGCCACAGGTTCACTTTGAATTTGAGAAAAAGCCCGTGACTCATCTTGCAATACTGAGGTGACTTTGGCGACAGGATAACCTTCAGGAAATTTTCCACCAAGCCCAGACGTAACCAGTAAATCGTCAACACGAATATCGGTACTATGCGGCACATGATTGTGACTTAATGCACCAAGAACACCAACACCACTGGCAATAAGTCGAACACCATTACGGCTTATTCTTACTGGTACAGCATGCGTTACATCGGTGATCAACAATACACGGCTACTCGTAGTACCAACATGTAATATTTGGCCAACAATACCTTCATCGTCAATAACTGCTTGGCCTTCAAAAACACCATCGTTTGCACCGCGATTTATCACCACTTGATGAGTATAAGGGTCGCTATCAACGGCGAGTATTTCTGCCACCATTTTTTTGGCGTCACCGCGTAATGGGGAAGCAAGTAAAGCTCTTAGGCGTTCATTTTCACGCTTAATAATATCTAACTGTAAGGCTTGCTCATGAAAAACGAGTTCATTAATTTTATATTGCTCATTGTCATCAATGAGCTGGCGGCGAGTGACAACATTTTCAGCAGCCCAGTTCATCATTTGTTTCGGAGCCGTTGCTAAATACTGTAAAGGACTAACCATAGATTGTAAAAAGCCTCGAGCGGACTCAAAGCTATTCATTTTATGATCAAAAAATATTAACGCTACAGAACAAAAAAGCACCAAGACGAGTCGGTGCTGTGGGGAAGGTCCATGTTTAAATATAGGATTCATAAATTAAACTTGTATAAATGCTAATGTATTTAGCGCCACTAAATTTACAGGCAGCAAAAAGAAAATAACTGACCTAAGCCAATATCTACTTTTGTTGATACTGTTAAATAAAATGGCAACCAATAATTAGTATGCTACTCGTAAGAGAATAAATCACCACCGTGCATATCGATCATTTCAATGGCCTTACCACCGCCACGCGCTACACAAGTTAGTGGGTCATCAGCAACAACAACAGGTATGCCAGTTTCTTCCATTAGCAAACGGTCTAAACCTTTCAGTAATGCACCGCCACCAGTTAAGATCATACCGCGTTCTGAAATATCGGCAGCTAACTCTGGAGGAGATTGTTCAAGTGCAACCATAATAGCACTAACAATACCGGTTAATGGCTCTTGAAGCGCTTCTAAAATTTCATTGCTATTCAAGGTAAAACTACGCGGTACACCTTCAGCTAAATTACGGCCACGTACTTCAATTTCAATCACCTCTTCACCAGGATATGCAGAGCCAATTTCGTGTTTAATGCGCTCAGCGGTTGCTTCACCAATCAAACTACCAAAATTACGTCGCACATAGTTAATAATGGCATCATCAAACTTATCACCACCAATACGTACTGAAGAAGAGTAAACAACACCGTTCAATGAGATAATGCCAACTTCAGTGGTACCACCACCAATATCGACTACCATAGAACCTGTAGCTTCTGATACTGGCATGCCAGCACCAATTGCTGCCGCCATAGGCTCATCGATTAAATACACTTCACGAGCACCAGCACCTAACGCAGATTCACGTATAGCACGACGTTCAACTTGCGTTGAACCACAAGGAACACAAACCAAAACACGTGGGCTCGGGCGTAGAAAGTTATTACTGTGCACTTGCTTAATGAAGTACTGCAACATTTTTTCTGTCACGAAGAAGTTAGCAATTACGCCATCTTTCATCGGACGAATTGCTTCAATATTTCCCGGTGTACGGCCTAACATTTGTTTTGCTGCCGTACCTACGGCGGCAACACTTTTAGAACCGCCCGCACGGTCTTGTCGAATAGCGACAACTGAAGGCTCGTTTAAAACAATGCCTTGGTCTTTTACATAAATCAGGGTATTTGCTGTTCCTAAGTCGATTGATAAATCGTTAGAAAACATGCCGCGTAATTTCTTAAACATATTGTCGAAATGTCCTTTAAACATCACCTAGGCAACAAATTGCCAGAATAGTATTTTGCTTGATTTGCCAGACCGATAACAGCTGACAAATGATATTTGGTATTATTAACACGTTATCATACCGCAGACTATCGCACTTGTGTTGTATCAATGGAAAAAATATCGTGAAATATTGTGAAATTTCAACATTAGGCTACCAAGGAGGGTGAAATAGTCGAAACTCACGCAAATCGTAGCGACTATCCATATCACTTAGTTCGATATTTCACGCCAAGAGATAATACGATCGTTACCACGGTATAGTCCAAAGCTTAATGTTGCACTTGGGTTATCATCATAAAAATTTCCATCAGCACTGCCATCTATGCTGTCCCATTTAAATTTAAACCAATCAGGTACTTCATATTCCCATTCGAGCGTGCCTTGCAGACCAGGAGAGCTGAAGAATAGTTGATTTTGAATACCTTTCTCAAAAATACCGCTAACACTCGCTTCAGTATCTGAAATCTGTATATTGTCGGTATCAATATCGATGAGACGATAATCCCAAGTATTCATATTTCCTGAGTATTTTGCTCCTGGCTTTTTATCATTAATACTCGCAGTCAAACAACTTTCATCTGTAGTTATCGCAAAGTTTATCCCGTCATAAACCTCAATAGATAAAGGCGATCTTAATCTAGCATTTTCTGAGCCGTAAGCATTTGCCACCACCATACGGGCAAAGCGAACATTAACACCGGTAATGACAAGCTTTTCGATAGCGTCTTCTGCTATCTCGTTACTCTCATTTTCAGTTTGTAACGTGACACCATCCTGATCAGTAATTTGTTCGGTTACAAAAGGTATTTGTGCCCAAAATGGTTTTAAAAAACTGCTATCATCACGGTCATAACTAAAATGGTCGTTCTCCGAAAACGTATAAAGCATTTGCCCTGCAATTAAACCACCCTCATCATTAACACTAGTACCTAACTGACCGACCTCCATAAATGAAATGACTTTAGCAAAATTATCAGCGATGTTACCAACACGAAGCTGTTCATCATCATCACTAGGTTCTGTAATATCAATGCCCGTTGCCAGCAGCCTCATAAACCCTTCTGCCACACCTAGAGTATAGTTTTCGGTTATTTCATCTTGAGCATTAAAGGCGGTAATGGCTATTTTCGGTACAAGGCTGTAGCCAATAGTACCTTTATTATCTGCTGTGCGCTGGCCGGTATAAGCCCAGTCTTTTATTGTACATGCTTCTAATTCTGCTCTGCTGTGATAGGCATCGAGATTACCTGAGGTATTAACCGTTTGCTTAAAGTATGCCGGAATAAAACGCCCCATAGTCAAACTATCCGCAGATACTAAACCTGCATCACCGACTAAATCGCCATATTTACTATCTTGTATATCAACATTAATAATACCGACTTCATTGTATTGCCCTGCATTAAATACCGATTTACCTTTGTCACCGTCACTAAAATTAACTAATGTCACAAACTGAAAGCCAATATTACTCTCAATATCGCTGTTGTCGGCATAAGTAAATCGACCATTTACAGTGTTAGTCGGTATTGATGTTATTCCTGACACTTTCAATTGTAGCTCTCCATCGCTTTGTCGATAGTTTTCAGTGATAAAGCCTTTTGAATTTAATGCACTAACAGTAAAAATAAAATCTTTTCCAGCAACAAAAGTACTATCAGTAGCCGTGCCATAACTTGCTGGTGAGTCGATAACAAATTTGTCGGGTTTTACCCAAAATTCATTAGAGCTTCCAACAATAGTGATTTTATCGTTAGCATATTTAGCATGCAAACGTATTTTGCCCGCATCTAAGTATTTTGGATCGTCTATAACCGCGATACTGTCACTACCAAAATCTAAAGTAACATCATCAGTAAAATCAGGATATTTTGCGACATTATTATCATTGCTTTGAAATGCTAAGCCAGGATTAAAATCTCGTTCGGGTGTGACATTTTCTTGGGCTAAGCTAATCGTAACATCACCTGAAAACAAACCTTCGCACACCCCATCATTACTTTTAACCGCCTGTAATTTCAAAGTGTCTACAAACCCTCTACCTGACGTTTGATGCGCAATAGTCTCATTATTTTCATCACCAGAAAGAAACCTAAATCCAGCATCCGCAAAGGTCATATTACAACTACCACCTGAACATTCGATTGCATTACTGGCAGTAACCGTAGCTCCCTTTATTGATAAAATTAGTGCTTCAGCCACAGAATGATTAAACGTAAAACTTGTACTGCCAGTAAAGGTGGGGGATGCTTTAATAATATTACCGTCGGTTAAGCTAGTTACAGTAAAGTCTAAGCTCACGGACTCCGAGCTTAAATCACCATTACTAGAGCAACGGCTATTAGTACAAGCTTTGATGGTAATAGGCTCTAACGCACAAGTTAAGCCATTGCCATCATGAACAATTTCATAGTGATGAATGACCGGTTCAGCACAAGCATGACGTTTGTTATAAAGGCTATTAATTTCACCTGCCGAGAGCGCCGTATCGAAGAGATAAACTTCATCAATGAAGCCTTGAAAAAACCGACTAGAGATACCCTGATCTTGACCAATCTGTAAAGGATCGTTGTTTAAAATCAAGTCTTCCGTAAACGTTCTCGCACCTTTTTCAACACCATTGATATATATTGCTTGTTTACCGCTTTCATAGGTTATAGCGATGTGATACCAATTACCGGCAGTAATACCTGCCCCAGAAGTTGAAAATGAGTGCCTTTGCCACCACCAATTAATTTCACCCGCAGGGGTCAAATGAAATTCATAGTTTTCGTCTTTAGAAACAATAGTCTTCAGGCCTGAGTTGGGTAACGATTTAGGATTAATCCAAACGCTAATACTTAGCTCTTTTTGTAAATCTAGCTTAGCGTTATCGTTAATTTGAATATAGTCATTGATACCATCAAAATCACCATAGCGACAAGTACCTGGGTTGCCAGTTAACGCTGGCGTACTATTACCCGTAGTTAGGCCATTAAGCGCTTGGCTATTAAAATTACCCGTTTCATCAAGTACTTCACCTACGCTACCATCCCATGAGAGTTCGTCCATAGAATATTGAATAATGGGATCAGTAAGACAAGATATCGGTTCTCCATCTAGATCTAAACCATGATTTTGATAATCATATATTTGATCGATCTGATCTTGTTCGATAACTTGCTCATAGATAACTAATTCATCAAGTAGGCCGTTATAGGATTGTGACGGGGCAAACCCACCACCAACACTGTCTTGCTCCTGTCCAACGATTAAGCTTGTTATATCAAGCGTACTGGTTGGTTGGTCAATACAACCTTGCGCTACCTTATCAATAAACAAACAGCTTTTATTATTTCCATGTGTCCAAACAAGATGGCGCCACGTATTACCTGCAATAGAAGAAACTGATAAAATGCCATTGTTTCTGTTTTGTAAATGAGGAGCAAAACGAGTATCACCAGTGAACCACATTATTAGCTCATTATTGCTGCCTGATGTTGCGCCAGAAAGAAAACTTTGATGCCCTGTTTTACTGGTTTTAGCCCACACTGAAATACTAAACTCTCTTTTACCATCCAAGACATCTTTATCGAGTACAACGTAATCGTTAATGCCTGTTGCTGATAAATCAAGTGCTTGACACACTTTCCCTTCAACAGTTTGTGCAGACTTTGCTCTGCTGTGAAATGCGCCAATACTATCTTTAACCTCACCGGCAACATCAGCATACTCTTTTTCATCAAACTTAAAGTTTGCAACGGGTGCTGCTATATGAATCTCTGGACCACAAACTCGGCCAAAATCAGCCGTAAAAACATCGTCATCATAAGTTAGTATTGATCCTTCTTCTAAAGCGACTTTTTCTCCAGCGGCTACACCATATAAAAAACTTGCCGAAGTAAAAGTGATATCTTTTGCATAAAGAGCGCCAGAAAAAGTAACACCACTTTTAAATAAAAGATGATCATCAACATGCATTACTAGCTTAGTGACATCGCCACTAGCTTTGATGGGTGAATTAATTTGCGTATCTGCAGGAAAAGTAATTACATCTTGGATATATACAATAGCGGTTCCATCACCTACCACATTGATAGTCGTCGCTTCTTGAATGATCATTTCTCTAAAAAAATAGCTCTTACCGGCAGCTAGGTTAAGCGTTGTGTTAACCCCTAAATTAAAACTATCAAAGTGATAAGTATCGTAATCATCACCAAAATTTAACGTGGCAAACGTTGGCGTAGGTTTAGGATCTGCATCAGGGTCGATGATATTTACATAGACATCACGATACTCGTTAACATTATTGAGACCAAAAGTGACGTCCCCTCCATCAACAATATTAACGTCTTGTAAGCTTGTATTATTATCGAAACCTGGATTTGAGGTGGCGGCGGAGTTATTAGTGATGCTACATTCAGCACTGTCACAAGTTGGAAATAAAGGCGTAACATCAGCCTGTATAGCAAGGGTAGATAATTCTGTGTCAGGGTTATTTTTGACTTGAGCTGCTTTACCAAAAGTAATACGGCTGGTATTTGCATTAACACCATGTGTGGAGATCACATCGGGAAACACTGCGGGACATTCTGCAGCAGAGAGTAGATTTGAAAAAACAGAAATAATAGCAATAAAAAAAACACCGGTAAATTTAGACCACTTCATAATAACGCCCTCTACCTTACTGTTTGCAAAATGCTTATAAACACCTGTGCTGTTCTCAAAGCCTAGTGCCCTGCAATCGTAGCACACATTAAATAATGTGAAATAATAAAGCCAGAGCTAACCATGCTTTATGAATGTAAGTAAAACGAAAATAGCTGATTGCCTTGACAGTATGAACTTAATATACCTACTGGCGACACTACATACCTCTCGCTTCAACCTCAATGACTCTAGAGGTAACTTCACCACCTATATCGCACTGCCCAACACTAGTGATGGTATAATAACGAATACCATCATGTTGAAAGTCTTCGCACTCGATGGGACTCATTATGCTGCAGCCCTGCAAACCCGATATATTACTAATATCTGGAGGATTGTTCCTCGCACTATCGCAGGTTTCTACTAAATCAATATTTAAACCAACAGGAAATAACTGTGCCAACTGCCATTGAATACCTGTTCGTGCCGCGGTATAGGCACGAGTGCCTAACACTTCAAACGCCACATTTTCTTGACTAGAATCCATCATTTTAACTAAAGCGGCTCCTAACAATGACATTACAATAATGACAAAAATAGCGATAACTAAGGAACTACCATTGTTCATCGTTCGATTAGGTAAACGGTCATAATATTTATTAATGGCTGATTTTTTATTAGGGAACATTAGGTACCTGTATTTCATGACTAAAAATTATTTCTTCAGAATTTCGTACAAATTTAAGCCGGATTAGTGCAATGGCATTTCTTTGTAAAGTAGCAGGTAATGTTTTAAAAGGTACAACGGTAGCAGTTGTCGGAGAAAAATTTTCAATAAATTCGGCCATTAGCACACCGGAATCATTCGGTTTACCTGTAACGCCATAGTCGCTATAACCTTGATAGCGTTTAAGCTGTCCATTTTCAATACAATAACTCACTGCTTGATCGATAAAAAATAACCGTTGAGTCGGGGATTCGGTATTAAATATTACGCCATTGGTAAAATTAATTATTGATGGAACTTGCTTATTAAAAGAATTATCAACCGAAGAAAAGGTTTCAATAACACCTGGTCTTTTACTGTAAATATCGCTGCTATTTAAGGCATAAATAGCAATATTTTGCGTTGTGGATGAGAGTGCGTCTTCTAACATAAGGACTTCAATGCTGTTTCTAGCCGCTTCTGGTGCTACCGGAATGTCCAAATAAATAACACTTTTGTCTATTGGAGTAAATTCTAGGCATTGATCGTTATTACCAATAGTGCGAATACTATTGGGTAGCGCATCTCTGACTTCGCGATTTAACCGTTCGAGAGTAAAGCGAGCAGTTGAAACTAAAGCATCACGATCACTAGCATCAGTATAACTTTGTGTACCAAAACGAATAAAACTGGTAACACTCGTCGCAACAATACCCAGAATAACAATAACGGTCACTAATTCAATTAAAGTAAAGCCCTTTTGCCTTGCTGCTGGCATAGTCATTAAAAATTAGCCTTATATACAGAGAATACAAAATCGAAACCTTGCGGTGTTGTTACGGTTACTGTGATCCGCTTAGCCTTAAAGTTATTAGCATTAGCCGTAGCGCCATATTCACTATCGTTTATAACATTAACTCTTAACTTGAATCCTCTATAAATATTTCCTAATGGATCGCTTGCTCCTAAAGAGCTTTCAATATCATCTATCACTAAGTCATTATAATCGTCAACATCATCAAATAACGCTCTATCGCCAAACTCTTCATTGCCTAATACCACCGAGCATGCTCGTTCTCCATCTGCAGTGTTAATGACACCATCATTGTTAATATCATCACCGCAGCGATATAAACCACCAGACATATCTGAATTTTCATCAAATGCTTTGGCCAAAATTTCGTTGATCATTGATTGGCCTAATTCTGCTGCTCGCACTTGGTGAACTTGCTCTGCACTTTGCTCGGACAGGGGATAAATTAAAGTAGTAAAAATAGCAAAAGATATAGAGAGAACAACAATACCAATAATGGTTTCAATCAGTGTAAAACCACGCTGTAATTGGCCAGTAATAGTTGACTTAAATAAAGTGTAATCATTAGCTAGCATGAATATACCCTTCTGATTCAATAATCACTTTCAAAGCTTGTTCACCAGTAATGGTAATTTCAATTTTCCTATTACTGCCGTTAATACTAGGTCTACCCATACTATCAAAAGCAAACCGGGTATTTGCCGAGCTAAAAGTAACACTATCATCATTAGCAACTATTACACTCGTTGCTCTTTGCTCTGATTGATTGACATATTCAGTGACAGGAAGGCAAATATCTTTGCTTAGTTGCTTTGCACTTAGCAACACTTGATGGCAGTACTTTTCATTGGGGGCAAAGGGATTATTCACTTGCTGCATCGCGCGCGTTTGTATCAAGCGTAATTTAGCAATTATATCTGTGCGATATGCGTATTCAGAATAACCGTTATGGGTAAAGAATTTCGGTGCAACGGTAACAGAGAGAATACCTAAAATAACGATAACAACAACCAGCTCGATTAAAGTAAACCCTTTTGAAATCATCTTATATGGCCTTTTATCTATTTGTCCCGAGCGTTAAGTGCTGAAATGATAACTTGATTAGTTTAGCCGTCAGTTATATTGGCTTATTCGTTCAGCCAATATATGACTATAACAAACAAAAAAGGAGAGCCGAGCTCTCCTTATTAGAACGCGTTCACAAAAGTTAACAGTTATCTAGCT is from Colwellia sp. Arc7-635 and encodes:
- a CDS encoding type II secretion system protein, with amino-acid sequence MISKGFTLIELVVVIVILGILSVTVAPKFFTHNGYSEYAYRTDIIAKLRLIQTRAMQQVNNPFAPNEKYCHQVLLSAKQLSKDICLPVTEYVNQSEQRATSVIVANDDSVTFSSANTRFAFDSMGRPSINGSNRKIEITITGEQALKVIIESEGYIHAS